One window of the Lysobacter sp. S4-A87 genome contains the following:
- the dnaK gene encoding molecular chaperone DnaK → MGKIIGIDLGTTNSCVAIMEGGKAKVIENAEGDRTTPSIVAFTKDGEVLVGASAKRQAVTNPKNTFFAVKRLIGRKFTDAEVQKDLDLVPYSIAAHENGDAWVATADGKNMAPQQISAEVLAKMKKTAEAYLGETVTEAVITVPAYFNDSQRQATKDAGKIAGLDVKRIINEPTAAALAYGMDKKGGDRKVAVYDLGGGTFDVSIIEIASVDGEMQVEVLATNGDTFLGGEDFDKRVIDYLVEEFQKDQGIDLRKDPLALQRLKDAAERAKIELSSAQQTEVNLPYVTADASGPKHLNIKLTRAKLEALVEDLVKRTIEPCRIALNDAGLRASEISEVILVGGQTRMPKVQQAVAEFFGKEPRKDVNPDEAVAVGAAIQGGVLAGDVKDVLLLDVTPLSLGIETLGGVFTKIIEKNTTIPTKASQTFSTAEDNQSAVTVHVLQGEREQARYNKSLARFDLTGIEAAPRGMPQVEVSFDIDANGILHVSAKDKKTNKEQKVEIKAGSGLSEDEIAKMVADAEANREEDQKFHELVQARNHADALIHNARSAIKDNGDKVAGDVIGRTEGAIAELETAMKGDDKGQIEAKSKALEEAAQSLFAAAAASSQPGQDAGAGAPKSDDVVDAEFTEVKDDKK, encoded by the coding sequence ATGGGCAAGATCATCGGTATCGATCTGGGCACGACCAATTCGTGCGTCGCGATCATGGAAGGCGGCAAGGCCAAGGTCATCGAAAACGCCGAAGGCGACCGCACCACGCCTTCGATCGTGGCCTTCACCAAGGACGGCGAAGTCCTGGTCGGCGCCTCGGCCAAGCGCCAGGCCGTCACCAACCCCAAGAACACCTTTTTCGCGGTCAAGCGCCTGATCGGCCGCAAGTTCACCGACGCCGAAGTCCAGAAGGACCTCGACCTGGTGCCGTACTCGATCGCCGCGCACGAGAACGGCGACGCCTGGGTGGCCACGGCCGACGGCAAGAACATGGCACCGCAGCAGATCTCCGCTGAAGTGCTGGCGAAGATGAAGAAGACCGCCGAGGCCTACCTGGGCGAGACGGTCACCGAGGCCGTGATCACCGTGCCGGCCTACTTCAACGACAGCCAGCGCCAGGCGACCAAGGACGCCGGCAAGATCGCCGGCCTTGACGTCAAGCGCATCATCAACGAGCCGACCGCGGCCGCGCTGGCCTACGGCATGGACAAGAAGGGCGGCGACCGCAAGGTCGCGGTCTACGACCTCGGCGGCGGCACCTTCGACGTATCGATCATCGAGATCGCATCGGTCGACGGCGAGATGCAGGTCGAGGTGCTGGCCACCAACGGCGACACCTTCCTGGGCGGCGAAGACTTCGACAAGCGCGTCATCGACTATCTGGTCGAGGAGTTCCAGAAGGACCAGGGCATCGACCTGCGCAAGGATCCGCTGGCCCTGCAGCGCCTGAAGGACGCGGCCGAGCGCGCCAAGATCGAGCTGTCGAGCGCGCAGCAGACCGAGGTCAACCTGCCGTACGTCACCGCTGACGCCTCCGGCCCGAAGCACCTCAACATCAAGCTGACCCGCGCCAAGCTCGAAGCCCTGGTCGAAGACCTGGTCAAGCGCACCATCGAGCCGTGCCGCATCGCCCTGAACGACGCCGGCCTGCGTGCCAGCGAGATCAGCGAAGTGATCCTGGTCGGCGGCCAGACCCGAATGCCGAAGGTGCAGCAGGCCGTGGCCGAGTTCTTCGGCAAGGAGCCGCGCAAGGACGTCAATCCCGACGAGGCCGTGGCGGTTGGCGCCGCGATCCAGGGCGGCGTGCTGGCCGGCGACGTCAAGGACGTGCTGCTGCTCGACGTGACCCCGCTGTCGCTCGGCATCGAGACCCTGGGTGGCGTGTTCACCAAGATCATCGAGAAGAACACCACCATCCCGACCAAGGCCTCGCAGACCTTCAGCACCGCCGAGGACAACCAGTCCGCGGTGACCGTGCACGTACTGCAGGGCGAGCGCGAGCAGGCCCGCTACAACAAGTCGCTGGCCCGCTTCGACCTGACCGGCATCGAGGCCGCACCGCGCGGCATGCCGCAGGTGGAGGTGTCGTTCGACATCGACGCCAACGGCATCCTGCACGTGTCGGCCAAGGACAAGAAGACCAACAAGGAACAGAAGGTCGAGATCAAGGCAGGTTCCGGCCTGTCCGAGGACGAGATCGCCAAGATGGTCGCCGACGCTGAAGCCAACCGCGAGGAAGACCAGAAGTTCCACGAGCTGGTCCAGGCCCGCAACCATGCCGACGCGTTGATCCACAACGCACGCAGCGCGATCAAGGACAACGGCGACAAGGTCGCCGGCGACGTGATCGGCCGCACCGAAGGCGCGATTGCCGAGCTGGAGACGGCGATGAAGGGCGACGACAAGGGCCAGATCGAGGCCAAGTCGAAGGCGCTGGAAGAAGCGGCGCAGTCGCTGTTCGCCGCCGCCGCCGCGTCGTCGCAGCCGGGCCAGGATGCCGGTGCCGGCGCGCCCAAGTCCGATGACGTGGTGGACGCGGAGTTCACTGAAGTCAAGGACGACAAGAAGTAA
- the carB gene encoding carbamoyl-phosphate synthase large subunit, with protein sequence MPKRTDIKTVLIIGAGPIVIGQACEFDYSGAQACKALRDEGYRVVLVNSNPATIMTDPNMADAVYIEPINWQTVEKIIAKERPDALLPTMGGQTALNCALDLADNGVLEKYNVELIGASRDAIRMAEDRELFRVAMAEIGLECPKAEVARSFEQAVDIQTRVGYPTIIRPSFTLGGTGGGIAYNKEEFEEIAKRGLELSPVHEILVEESVLGWKEFEMEVVRDKADNCIIVCSIENFDAMGVHTGDSITVAPAQTLTDKEYQRLRDASIAVLRKIGVDTGGSNVQFGINAKDGRVVVIEMNPRVSRSSALASKATGFPIAKIAAKLAVGYTLDELRNEITGGATPASFEPTIDYVVTKIPRFAFEKFPQADARLTTQMKSVGEVMAMGRTFQESLHKALRGLETGKVGLDPTGLDLASEQDMATLRRELKEPGPERMFFIGDAFRAGMSVEDVHSLSFVDPWFLDQIEELIAAEKQVADAGLSALDKGRMRALKRMGFSDARLAQLTGTDETAVRTLRRAFGVRPVYKRVDSCAAEFATTTAYMYSTYEDECEANPTSRDKIIVLGGGPNRIGQGIEFDYCCVHAALALREDGYETIMVNCNPETVSTDYDTSDRLYFEPLTLEDVLEIADLEKPKGVIVQYGGQTPLKLARALEANGVPIVGTTPDSIDLAEDRERFQKLVQDLGLAQPLNRTARNPDEALLLASQIGYPLVVRPSYVLGGRAMEIVYGDSDLTRYIRDAVKVSNDSPVLLDRFLDNAVEVDVDVIADKDGNVLIGGVMEHIEEAGVHSGDSSCSLPPYSLTAAVQDKLRDQVRALAKSLKVVGLMNTQFAITFDEKGEETIYLIEVNPRASRTVPFVSKATGMALAKIAARCMVGQTLAEQGATKEIIPEYYSVKEAIFPFAKFQGVDPILGPEMRSTGEVMGVGRNFGAAMARAQEAGGIKALPQGGKVFVSVRDPDKTRVLPVAQDLVKRGYSLVATEGTHAFLTAQGISCERINKVTEGRPHVVDLIKNGELVYIVNTTEGRQAINDSFSIRREALQHRVTYSTTVSGARALVNSLEYRGTGPVWSLQELHKEIDGAA encoded by the coding sequence ATGCCCAAGCGCACCGACATCAAGACCGTCCTGATCATCGGCGCTGGCCCGATCGTGATCGGCCAGGCCTGCGAATTCGATTATTCAGGCGCCCAGGCATGCAAGGCCCTGCGTGACGAGGGTTACCGCGTGGTGCTGGTCAATTCCAACCCCGCGACCATCATGACCGACCCGAACATGGCCGACGCCGTGTACATCGAGCCGATCAACTGGCAGACGGTCGAGAAGATCATCGCCAAGGAACGCCCGGACGCGCTGCTGCCGACGATGGGCGGCCAGACCGCGCTGAACTGCGCGCTCGACCTGGCCGACAACGGCGTGCTGGAGAAGTACAACGTCGAGCTGATCGGCGCCTCGCGCGACGCGATCCGGATGGCCGAAGACCGCGAGCTGTTCCGCGTCGCCATGGCCGAGATCGGCCTGGAGTGCCCGAAGGCCGAGGTCGCACGCAGCTTCGAGCAGGCCGTCGACATCCAGACCCGGGTCGGCTACCCGACCATCATCCGCCCGTCGTTCACCCTCGGCGGCACCGGCGGCGGCATCGCCTACAACAAGGAAGAGTTCGAGGAGATCGCCAAGCGCGGCCTGGAACTGTCGCCCGTGCACGAGATCCTGGTCGAGGAATCGGTGCTGGGCTGGAAGGAATTCGAGATGGAAGTGGTCCGCGACAAGGCGGACAACTGCATCATCGTCTGCTCGATCGAGAACTTCGACGCGATGGGCGTGCACACCGGCGACTCGATCACGGTGGCCCCGGCGCAGACCTTGACCGACAAGGAGTACCAGCGCCTGCGTGATGCCTCCATCGCGGTGCTGCGCAAGATCGGCGTCGATACCGGCGGCTCGAACGTGCAGTTCGGCATCAACGCCAAGGACGGTCGCGTCGTCGTCATCGAGATGAACCCGCGCGTGTCGCGTTCCTCGGCGCTGGCGTCCAAGGCCACCGGCTTCCCGATCGCCAAGATCGCCGCCAAGCTCGCCGTCGGCTACACCCTGGATGAGCTGCGCAACGAGATCACCGGCGGCGCAACGCCGGCTTCGTTCGAGCCGACGATCGACTACGTCGTCACCAAGATCCCGCGCTTCGCTTTCGAGAAGTTCCCGCAGGCCGACGCCCGCCTGACCACGCAGATGAAGTCGGTCGGCGAGGTGATGGCGATGGGCCGCACCTTCCAGGAGTCGCTGCACAAGGCCCTGCGCGGCCTGGAGACCGGCAAGGTCGGCCTCGACCCCACCGGCCTGGACCTGGCCAGCGAGCAGGACATGGCCACGCTGCGCCGCGAGCTCAAGGAACCGGGCCCGGAGCGCATGTTCTTCATCGGCGATGCCTTCCGCGCCGGCATGAGCGTCGAGGACGTGCATTCGCTGTCGTTCGTCGACCCGTGGTTCCTCGACCAGATCGAGGAGCTGATCGCCGCCGAGAAGCAGGTTGCCGACGCCGGCCTGTCGGCGCTTGACAAGGGCCGCATGCGCGCGCTCAAGCGCATGGGTTTCTCCGACGCGCGCCTGGCGCAGCTGACCGGTACCGACGAGACCGCCGTGCGCACCCTGCGTCGCGCCTTCGGCGTGCGCCCGGTGTACAAGCGCGTGGATTCCTGCGCCGCCGAGTTCGCCACCACCACCGCCTACATGTACTCGACCTACGAGGACGAGTGCGAAGCCAACCCGACCAGCCGCGACAAGATCATCGTGCTCGGCGGCGGTCCCAACCGCATCGGCCAGGGCATCGAGTTCGACTACTGCTGCGTGCATGCCGCGCTCGCCCTGCGCGAGGACGGCTATGAAACCATCATGGTCAACTGCAACCCGGAGACGGTCTCGACCGACTACGACACCTCCGACCGCCTGTACTTCGAGCCGCTGACCCTCGAGGATGTGCTCGAGATCGCCGACCTGGAGAAGCCCAAGGGCGTGATCGTCCAGTACGGCGGCCAGACGCCGCTGAAGCTGGCGCGCGCACTGGAAGCCAACGGCGTGCCGATCGTCGGCACGACGCCGGACAGCATCGACCTGGCCGAGGACCGCGAGCGCTTCCAGAAGCTGGTGCAGGACCTGGGCCTGGCGCAGCCGCTCAACCGCACCGCGCGCAATCCCGACGAGGCGCTGCTGCTGGCCTCGCAGATCGGCTACCCGCTGGTGGTGCGTCCCAGCTACGTGCTCGGCGGCCGGGCGATGGAGATCGTCTACGGCGACTCCGACCTGACCCGCTACATCCGCGACGCGGTGAAGGTGTCCAACGACTCGCCTGTGCTGCTCGACCGCTTCCTCGACAACGCCGTGGAAGTCGACGTCGACGTCATCGCCGACAAGGATGGCAACGTCCTGATCGGCGGCGTGATGGAGCACATCGAGGAAGCCGGCGTGCACTCGGGCGACTCCTCGTGCTCGCTGCCGCCGTACTCGCTGACCGCGGCCGTGCAGGACAAGCTGCGCGACCAGGTGCGGGCGCTGGCCAAGTCGCTCAAGGTCGTCGGCCTGATGAACACCCAGTTCGCGATCACCTTCGACGAGAAGGGCGAGGAAACGATCTACCTGATCGAGGTCAACCCGCGTGCCTCGCGCACGGTGCCGTTCGTGTCCAAGGCGACCGGCATGGCGCTGGCGAAGATCGCGGCGCGCTGCATGGTCGGCCAGACCCTGGCCGAGCAGGGCGCGACGAAGGAGATCATCCCGGAGTACTACTCGGTCAAGGAAGCGATCTTCCCGTTCGCCAAGTTCCAGGGCGTCGATCCGATCCTCGGACCGGAGATGCGTTCCACCGGCGAGGTGATGGGCGTGGGCCGCAACTTCGGCGCGGCGATGGCCCGTGCGCAGGAAGCCGGCGGCATCAAGGCGCTGCCGCAGGGCGGCAAGGTGTTCGTCTCGGTGCGCGATCCGGACAAGACCCGCGTGCTGCCGGTGGCGCAGGACCTGGTCAAGCGTGGCTACAGCCTGGTCGCGACCGAGGGCACGCATGCCTTCCTGACCGCGCAGGGCATCAGCTGCGAGCGCATCAACAAGGTCACCGAAGGCCGCCCGCACGTGGTCGACCTGATCAAGAACGGCGAGCTGGTCTACATCGTCAACACCACCGAAGGCCGCCAGGCGATCAACGACTCGTTCTCGATCCGCCGCGAAGCGCTGCAGCATCGCGTGACCTACTCGACGACGGTGTCCGGCGCGCGGGCACTGGTCAACTCGCTCGAGTATCGCGGCACCGGCCCGGTGTGGTCGTTGCAGGAGCTGCACAAGGAAATCGACGGCGCGGCCTGA
- the hrcA gene encoding heat-inducible transcriptional repressor HrcA: MNRKPADPSLDPRARQLLRTLIGRYIHSGEPIGSQTLARHAGLDVSAATIRNILADLEDAGLLSAPHSSAGRIPTAQGYRLFVDSLLQVRPLPDSDLARLRGELPAGSGTQALLGSASELLSAMTHFVGVVSVPRREQFAFRRIDFVPLDGARVLAILVFADNEVQNRIVQTRRPFDAGELERVANYLNAHFAGRTVADIRATLLRELRSAQTEMQSLLTQSVELAEQALAPGGDDMVLAGQTRLMGVQELADLDRLRDLFDAFARKREILQLLERTVQAPGVRIFIGEETGLAPLEGMSLVTAPYVAGGGSGQVLGVLGVIGPTRMAYERVIPVVQAAADALGAAIHSES, encoded by the coding sequence ATGAACCGCAAACCTGCCGATCCCAGCCTCGACCCGCGTGCACGGCAGCTGTTGCGCACCCTGATCGGCCGCTATATCCACAGCGGCGAGCCGATCGGCTCGCAGACGCTGGCGCGCCATGCCGGCCTCGATGTGAGCGCGGCGACCATCCGCAATATCCTCGCCGACCTGGAGGACGCTGGCCTGCTCAGCGCGCCCCACAGCTCGGCCGGCCGGATCCCGACGGCGCAGGGCTATCGACTGTTCGTCGACTCGCTGCTGCAGGTCCGGCCGTTGCCGGACAGCGACCTGGCCCGCCTGCGCGGCGAACTCCCTGCCGGCTCCGGCACCCAGGCCCTGCTCGGCAGCGCCTCGGAGCTGCTGTCGGCGATGACCCATTTCGTCGGCGTGGTCAGCGTGCCGCGGCGCGAGCAGTTCGCGTTCCGCCGGATCGACTTCGTGCCCCTCGACGGCGCGCGGGTACTGGCGATCCTGGTGTTTGCCGACAATGAAGTGCAGAACCGCATCGTCCAGACCCGCCGGCCTTTCGACGCAGGCGAGCTAGAGCGCGTGGCCAATTACCTGAACGCCCACTTCGCCGGGCGCACGGTGGCCGATATCCGCGCGACCCTGCTGCGCGAGCTGCGCAGCGCCCAGACCGAGATGCAGTCGTTGCTGACGCAGTCGGTCGAGCTGGCCGAACAGGCCCTGGCCCCGGGCGGCGACGACATGGTCCTGGCCGGGCAGACGCGGCTGATGGGGGTGCAGGAGCTGGCCGACCTGGACCGCCTGCGCGATCTGTTCGACGCCTTCGCCCGCAAGCGCGAGATCCTGCAGTTGCTCGAACGCACGGTGCAGGCGCCGGGCGTGCGCATCTTCATTGGCGAGGAGACGGGCCTGGCCCCGCTTGAGGGGATGTCGCTGGTCACCGCGCCCTATGTGGCCGGCGGTGGCAGCGGCCAGGTGCTGGGGGTCCTGGGAGTCATAGGTCCCACCCGGATGGCCTACGAGCGGGTGATCCCAGTGGTGCAGGCCGCCGCCGACGCGCTCGGAGCGGCAATCCACTCCGAGTCGTAG
- a CDS encoding glutathione S-transferase N-terminal domain-containing protein: MPSHPPLLIGEAFSPWTQKARWALEACGVDFAYREYTPTLSEPWLRWRMRQWSGTVSVPALLAGSEVVRGSWDIARFAAASAGDHRLGDFDAIAPWNELSEAALAEARSRVLRCVLADPQALDEASASVLPPPLRQPLRFIARDAARRLDRKYRHLLVPGSLRIALERTRAGLHASGCDHLLGRFGYADIAMAVVLEAILPAARIEPPLGPATRRCWSDPVLASEFDDLLRWRDRLLLRPRTTP; the protein is encoded by the coding sequence GTGCCGTCACACCCGCCACTGCTGATAGGCGAAGCCTTCTCGCCGTGGACGCAGAAGGCGCGCTGGGCACTGGAGGCCTGCGGTGTCGACTTCGCGTATCGCGAGTACACGCCCACGCTGAGCGAACCTTGGCTGCGCTGGCGGATGCGGCAATGGTCGGGGACGGTGTCGGTGCCGGCCCTACTGGCTGGATCAGAAGTGGTACGCGGCTCGTGGGACATCGCCCGCTTCGCCGCAGCTTCGGCCGGGGACCACAGGCTCGGTGACTTCGACGCGATCGCACCGTGGAACGAACTCAGCGAGGCGGCGCTGGCCGAAGCGCGCAGCCGCGTCCTGCGTTGCGTGCTGGCGGATCCGCAGGCGCTCGACGAGGCATCCGCATCAGTGCTGCCCCCGCCACTGCGGCAGCCGTTGCGCTTCATCGCCCGCGACGCCGCGCGTCGACTCGACCGCAAGTACCGGCACCTGCTGGTGCCTGGTTCGCTGCGTATTGCATTGGAGCGCACGCGTGCCGGCCTGCATGCGTCGGGTTGCGATCACCTTCTGGGCCGCTTCGGTTACGCCGACATCGCCATGGCCGTCGTGCTGGAGGCAATCCTGCCGGCGGCGCGGATCGAACCGCCATTGGGACCGGCTACGCGTCGATGCTGGAGCGACCCGGTACTGGCTTCGGAGTTCGATGACTTGCTTCGTTGGCGGGACCGGCTGCTCCTCCGGCCGCGCACCACCCCCTGA
- the grpE gene encoding nucleotide exchange factor GrpE, with protein MEHRMTQIDPHDTPDNDTLDLPNDADGGGSLAAQLEAARAELAQLREDSLRERAELENQRKRMARDIDMARKFANERVLGDLLPVIDSLEAGLTIQADTAQHLREGMELTLRQLLKVVTDNGLVAIDPAGKAFNPEHHQAMSMVESAGHAPGDVVQVYQKGWLLNDRLLRPALVVVAKHD; from the coding sequence ATGGAGCACCGCATGACCCAGATCGACCCGCATGACACCCCCGACAACGACACTCTGGACCTCCCCAACGACGCCGACGGTGGCGGTTCGCTGGCGGCTCAGCTGGAGGCCGCCCGCGCCGAACTGGCGCAACTGCGCGAGGACTCGCTGCGCGAACGCGCCGAGCTCGAGAACCAGCGCAAGCGCATGGCCCGCGACATCGACATGGCACGCAAGTTCGCCAACGAGCGAGTGCTCGGCGACCTGCTGCCGGTGATCGACAGCCTCGAGGCCGGCCTCACCATCCAGGCCGACACGGCCCAGCACCTGCGCGAAGGCATGGAGCTGACCCTGCGCCAGCTGCTCAAGGTCGTCACCGACAACGGCCTGGTCGCGATCGATCCGGCCGGCAAGGCCTTCAACCCGGAGCACCACCAGGCGATGAGCATGGTCGAGAGCGCCGGGCATGCGCCGGGCGACGTGGTCCAGGTCTACCAGAAGGGCTGGCTGCTCAACGACCGCCTGCTGCGCCCTGCGCTGGTGGTGGTGGCCAAGCACGACTGA
- the dapB gene encoding 4-hydroxy-tetrahydrodipicolinate reductase produces MNDSSHPVRVLIHGVTGRMGQALLRLAAERDDVVVVAAVSRSQPAQRVVDGVPHFAAAELSGVPPFDVAIDFSLPQGFDAILDLCTHRGAALVSGTTGLEEGQRQALDAAAGRIALLWAANFSLGVAVLSELVERAAAALPGWDCDIVESHHVHKMDAPSGTALALGACAEQGGAQPRYASLRAGDIVGEHLVQFAAPGERIELVHRATNRDIFARGALHAAARLAARAPGHYRLRDLL; encoded by the coding sequence ATGAATGATTCCAGCCATCCCGTCCGTGTCCTGATCCACGGCGTCACCGGCCGCATGGGCCAGGCCCTGTTGCGCCTTGCCGCCGAACGCGACGATGTCGTCGTGGTTGCCGCGGTTTCGCGCTCGCAGCCTGCGCAGCGTGTGGTCGATGGCGTGCCGCATTTCGCAGCAGCAGAGCTGTCGGGCGTACCGCCGTTCGATGTCGCCATCGACTTCAGCTTGCCGCAGGGTTTCGACGCGATCCTCGACTTGTGCACGCACCGCGGTGCGGCGCTGGTCTCGGGCACGACCGGACTGGAAGAAGGGCAGCGTCAGGCCCTGGACGCAGCAGCCGGGCGCATCGCGTTGCTGTGGGCGGCGAACTTCAGCCTTGGCGTGGCGGTGCTCAGTGAGCTGGTCGAACGCGCCGCTGCTGCGCTGCCGGGCTGGGATTGCGACATCGTCGAATCGCACCACGTGCACAAGATGGACGCGCCGTCCGGCACCGCCCTGGCATTGGGCGCATGCGCGGAGCAGGGCGGGGCGCAGCCGCGCTACGCATCGCTTCGCGCCGGCGACATCGTCGGTGAGCACCTGGTGCAATTCGCCGCACCCGGCGAGCGCATCGAGCTGGTGCACCGGGCGACCAACCGCGACATCTTTGCCCGCGGGGCGCTGCACGCCGCCGCCAGGCTCGCCGCCAGGGCGCCCGGCCACTACCGCCTGCGCGATTTGCTCTGA
- the carA gene encoding glutamine-hydrolyzing carbamoyl-phosphate synthase small subunit, protein MTQPAILALEDGTIFEGVSVGAPGLSVGEVVFNTAITGYQEILTDPSYARQMVTLTYPHIGNTGCTDQDDEAAQAWAAGLIVRDVPRRPSNWRSQVSLPEWLAKRGIVAIADIDTRKLTRILREKGAQNGALMAGASPGEKLDVEKALEAARKFPGLKGMDLAKEVTTSKRYEWTDGQLDLDRNEFVKAPPRFHVVAYDYGVKHNILRMLAERGCRLTVVPAQTPAADVFALKPDGVFLSNGPGDPEPCDYAIEAIGEFIKARIPTFGICLGHQLLALASGAKTMKMGTGHHGANHPVQDLDSGRVMITSQNHGFAVDEPTLPGNVRVTHRSLFDGTNQGIALTDAPAFSFQGHPEASPGPHDVAPLFDRFVAMMEQAK, encoded by the coding sequence GTGACCCAACCCGCAATCCTCGCACTCGAAGACGGCACCATCTTCGAGGGCGTTTCCGTAGGCGCGCCTGGCCTTTCGGTCGGCGAAGTCGTGTTCAACACGGCCATCACCGGCTACCAGGAAATCCTCACCGACCCCTCGTACGCGCGCCAGATGGTGACGCTGACGTACCCGCACATCGGCAACACCGGCTGCACCGACCAGGACGACGAGGCCGCACAGGCCTGGGCCGCCGGCCTGATCGTGCGCGACGTGCCGCGTCGCCCGAGCAACTGGCGCAGCCAGGTGTCGCTGCCGGAGTGGCTGGCCAAGCGCGGCATCGTCGCCATCGCCGACATCGATACGCGCAAGCTGACCCGCATCCTGCGCGAAAAGGGTGCGCAGAACGGCGCGTTGATGGCGGGCGCGTCTCCTGGAGAGAAGCTCGATGTCGAGAAGGCCCTGGAAGCCGCACGCAAGTTCCCCGGCCTCAAGGGCATGGACCTTGCCAAGGAAGTGACCACGTCCAAGCGCTACGAGTGGACCGACGGCCAGCTCGACCTGGACCGCAACGAGTTCGTCAAGGCGCCGCCGCGTTTCCACGTCGTCGCCTATGACTACGGCGTCAAGCACAACATCCTGCGCATGCTCGCCGAGCGCGGCTGCCGCCTGACGGTGGTGCCGGCGCAGACGCCGGCCGCGGACGTGTTCGCGCTCAAGCCCGACGGTGTGTTCCTGTCCAACGGCCCGGGCGACCCGGAGCCGTGCGACTACGCGATCGAGGCGATCGGCGAATTCATCAAGGCAAGGATCCCGACCTTCGGCATCTGCCTGGGCCATCAGCTGCTGGCGCTGGCCAGTGGCGCCAAGACCATGAAGATGGGCACCGGCCACCACGGCGCCAACCATCCGGTGCAGGACCTCGACAGCGGCCGGGTGATGATCACCTCGCAGAACCACGGCTTCGCGGTCGATGAGCCGACGCTGCCGGGCAACGTGCGCGTGACTCACCGCTCGCTGTTCGACGGCACCAACCAGGGCATCGCCCTGACCGATGCCCCGGCCTTCAGTTTCCAGGGTCACCCGGAAGCCAGCCCTGGCCCGCACGACGTCGCCCCGCTGTTCGATCGCTTCGTGGCGATGATGGAGCAGGCCAAGTGA
- the dnaJ gene encoding molecular chaperone DnaJ gives MSKRDYYEVLGVARDASDEDLKKAYRRCAMKHHPDRNPGDAAAEATFKECKEAYEVLTDGNRRRAYDQHGHAAFEHGMGGGGGGAGYADMGDIFGDIFGNIFGGGGGARGPRRGADIGYVMELSLEEAVGGIEKTIEIPTLDECDTCDGTGSADGNLETCSTCQGRGQVRFQRGIFSMQQACPHCGGRGKTIANPCGDCNGQGRVERTKTLQVKIPAGVDNGDRIRLTGEGEAGPAGSPPGDLYVDVRVREHEIFQRDGDDLHCEVPVRISQAALGDTIRVPTLDGDVELRIPAESQTGKLFRLRDKGVKSVRSRAPGDLYCRIVVETPVNLTPEQRELLEKFEATFVGEGARRHSPRASTFLDGVKGFWDRMTS, from the coding sequence ATGAGCAAGCGCGATTACTACGAAGTCCTGGGCGTGGCCCGTGACGCCAGCGACGAAGACCTGAAGAAGGCATACCGTCGCTGCGCGATGAAGCACCACCCTGACCGCAATCCGGGTGACGCCGCCGCCGAGGCGACGTTCAAGGAGTGCAAGGAAGCCTACGAGGTCCTGACCGACGGCAATCGCCGCCGCGCCTACGACCAGCACGGACACGCTGCGTTCGAGCATGGCATGGGCGGCGGTGGCGGCGGTGCCGGCTACGCCGACATGGGCGACATCTTCGGCGACATCTTCGGCAACATCTTTGGCGGAGGCGGCGGTGCGCGCGGCCCGCGTCGCGGCGCCGACATCGGCTACGTGATGGAGCTGTCGCTGGAAGAAGCGGTGGGTGGGATCGAGAAGACCATCGAAATCCCGACCCTCGACGAATGCGACACCTGCGACGGTACCGGTTCGGCCGACGGCAACCTCGAGACCTGCTCGACCTGCCAGGGCCGTGGCCAGGTGCGTTTCCAGCGCGGCATCTTCTCGATGCAGCAGGCCTGCCCGCACTGCGGCGGCCGCGGCAAGACCATCGCCAATCCGTGTGGCGACTGCAACGGCCAGGGGCGCGTGGAGCGCACCAAGACCCTGCAGGTCAAGATTCCCGCCGGCGTCGACAACGGCGACCGCATCCGCCTCACCGGCGAGGGCGAGGCCGGACCGGCCGGTTCGCCGCCGGGCGACCTCTACGTCGATGTGCGCGTGCGCGAGCACGAGATCTTCCAGCGCGACGGTGACGACCTGCACTGCGAAGTGCCGGTGCGGATCTCGCAGGCCGCGCTGGGCGACACCATCCGGGTGCCGACGCTGGATGGCGACGTCGAGCTGCGCATCCCGGCCGAGAGCCAGACCGGAAAGCTGTTCCGCCTGCGCGACAAGGGCGTCAAATCCGTGCGCAGCCGCGCCCCCGGCGACCTGTACTGCCGGATCGTGGTCGAGACCCCGGTCAACCTGACCCCCGAGCAGCGCGAGCTGCTGGAGAAGTTCGAAGCGACCTTTGTCGGGGAGGGAGCCCGCCGCCATTCACCGCGCGCGTCTACCTTTCTGGACGGAGTGAAAGGCTTCTGGGATCGAATGACGTCCTGA